The following are from one region of the Corylus avellana chromosome ca1, CavTom2PMs-1.0 genome:
- the LOC132170381 gene encoding uncharacterized protein LOC132170381 — MDKSWMTKNKWSEEYVRGVNDFLEFAFNNETHNGKIRCPCTRCANGTSWVRGMVHAHLINYGICQGYTCWYAHGEQLGTTSSHQATNTPFHREPIHDGSSGMLDMLHEVFPIVTDPNMSQCPISEMGGEAEGVHEDRQGTSQCPISEMGGEAEGVHEDRQGTSQGTEKFYEFLNDAKKPLYEGCTEYTKFTAIVDLYNLKCMSGWSNNSFTLLLEKLSKMLPPDASLPNNTYQVKKYMKELGLGYEKIPVCRNGCMLFWKDNENLENCTVCGKSKWKDIMNVAESSKKSKRKPKKILRWFPLKSRLQRLFMSSKTASDMKWHAENRTNDGVLRHPADALAWKAFDSQYPDFASDSRNVRLGLASDGFNP, encoded by the coding sequence ATGGACAAAAGTTGGATGACAAAGAATAAATGGTCGGAGGAGTATGTGAGGGGGGTTAATGACTTTTTGGAGTTCGCATTTAACAACGAAACTCATAATGGGAAAATTCGTTGCCCGTGTACGAGGTGTGCCAATGGCACCTCGTGGGTACGGGGTATGGTACACGCACATTTGATAAATTATGGAATTTGTCAAGGTTACACTTGTTGGTATGCTCACGGAGAACAGCTTGGAACTACTTCTAGTCATCAGGCTACTAACACCCCCTTTCATAGGGAGCCAATACATGACGGTTCGAGTGGGATGCTTGACATGTTGCATGAGGTTTTTCCTATTGTGACGGATCCTAATATGAGTCAATGCCCTATATCTGAAATGGGTGGGGAAGCTGAAGGAGTACACGAAGATCGACAAGGTACTAGTCAATGCCCTATATCCGAAATGGGTGGGGAAGCTGAAGGAGTACACGAAGATCGACAAGGTACTAGTCAGGGTACTGAAAAGTTTTATGAATTCCTCAATGATGCTAAGAAGCCACTATATGAAGGGTGCACAGAATATACTAAGTTTACTGCTATTGTAGACTTGTATAATTTAAAGTGTATGTCTGGGTGGAGTAATAACTCATTCACACTGTTGCTTGAAAAGTTGAGTAAAATGCTTCCACCAGATGCGTCGTTGCCCAATAACACATATCAAGTTAAAAAGTACATGAAGGAGTTGGGGCTTggatatgagaagattccggtCTGTCGTAATGgttgtatgttattctggaaagACAACGAGAATCTGGAAAATTGTACAGTGTGTGGAAAATCGAAGTGGAAGGATATTATGAATGTGGCTGAGTCATCTAAAAAATCGAAGAGAAAACCGAAGAAGATTTTGAGGTGGTTTCCTTTGAAATCAAGATTGCAGAGGCTATTCATGTCATCAAAAACCGCTTCAGATATGAAGTGGCATGCAGAGAATCGCACGAATGATGGAGTACTAAGGCATCCAGCCGATGCCTTAGCTTGGAAGGCATTTGATTCACAGTACCCCGATTTTGCTTCTGACTCGCGCAATGTCAGACTTGGATTAGCATCAGATGGTTTTAATCCCTAA